Genomic DNA from Limanda limanda chromosome 8, fLimLim1.1, whole genome shotgun sequence:
TGTTTAGTTCAAAATGTCCTCTCGTCTGTCCCCTgaccctgtcctcctctctgtcccctgacctgtcctcctctctgtcctctcgtcTGTCCCCTGACCTGTCCTCTCGTCTGTCCCCTGaccctgtcctctcctctgtcctctcgtcTGTCCCCTGACCCTGTCCTCTCGTGTGTCCCCTgaccctgtcctcctctctgtcctctcctctgtcccctgaccctgtcctctcgtctgtctcttgaccctgtcctcctctctgtcctctcctctgtccgCACCTCTGTCTCCTgaccctgtcctcctctctgtccactcctctgtcctctcgtctgtctcctgaccctgtcctcctctctgtcctctcctctgtcctctcgtcTGTCCCCTGACCCTGTCCTCTCGTCTGTCCCCTGaccctgtcctctcctctgtcctctcgtctgtcctctcctctgtcctctcgtcTGTCCCCTGACCCTGTCCTCTCGTCTGTCCCCTGACCCTgtcctctcgtctgtctcctgaccctgtcctctcgtctgtctcctgaccctgtcctcctctctgtcctctcctctgtcctctcgtTTGTCCCCTGACCCTGTCCTCTCGTCTGTCCCCTGaccctgtcctctcctctgtcctctcgtctgtcctcctctctgtcctctcgtctgtcctctcgtctgtcctctcgtctgtcccctgaccctgtcctcctctctgtcctctcgtctgtcctctcctctgtcctctagtCTGTCCCCTgaccctgtcctcctctctgtcctcttctctgttctctcGTCTGTCCCCTGACCTGTCCTCTGGTCTGTCCCCTgaccctgtcctcctctctgtcctctcgtctgtcctctcctctgtcctctggtctgTCCCCTgaccctgtcctcctctctgtcctctcctctgtcttctcgtCTGTCCCCTgacctgtcctctcctctgtcctctggtctgTCCCCTgacctgtcctctcctctgtcctctcctctgtcccctgaCCCTATCCTGTCGTCTGTCCCCTaacctgtcctcctctctgtcctctcgtcTGTCCCCTGACCTGTCCTCTCGTCTGTCCCCTGACCCTGTCCTCCTGTCAGCACTGTGAGCACAATGGTTGATGGTAGATTTCGCTCGGTGAGGGACGAGacatgatgcattgtgggaaaccaggagtcctctgtcccctgaccctgtcctctcgtctgtcccctaacctgtcctcctctctgtcctctcgtcTGTCCCCTGACCCTGTCCTCCTGTCAGCACTGTGAGCACAATGCTTGATGGTAGATTTCGCTCGGTGAGGGACAATccatgatgcattgtgggaaaccaGGAGTCCACTGTAGAGGCTTTGTAGTCTTTCTGGGGAACTCACATCGGGATTAGTTTATTTTAATAGAGTTGACGCTAAGAAGTTGTTTCAATTAGTTTTCtccaaattaaagaaaataatttaaaaaacagattgtTGGAGCTTGTCACTGATTCAAATTCAATATAAGctgaatattatatattatataatttgattttatataatattaaatcaaaatatttGTCGAAAGGTTCGCTTGATGAGATTATTTTTCTTCCCAGACAGACAAAGCGAGTCAGTGGGAAAGTGTCTTTAAACAGAGGATGAAGATCTGAGGTTCGTCTCCTCCGTGAAACTGGGTCACGACTGAATCACTTCCAGAGACAAAAGGAAAACTCACGTTTCACACGTTCATATGTCACAGTAAGAAAAACTGGATGTTTGTTCTGATGTGTGTTTCAAACAGAAACTGGACGTCATGATTGATCTGATGGCTTTGATGTGAATGAATACTATGACTAGTACTAACAgatatactactactactactaataataatgatgataaaactagggctacgttgtagcacttgcgggcccgagcacccgcaGGTTGAAGCCTGtagcggtcgggggagagagcgagcgatgaccaagcgctcgtctctgCGTTGCCTGTGTTTTGCGCTCTGCTGCAAcatttcacttcctgcgtccgtcacgcgatgtcgatccttgcctgctaattgctcattaagGTCCACGCTATCGCAATGTGTAAATTTcatgtaaattgaatgatatTTGTAAAACAAGGTTTACTTCCTGTGGCCAGTAGGTGGCACCATCACTATTATTAAGCACAGACATATGGATCTGCTCAAGTAGGCGCTCTGATGTAGCATGAGCAaatttgtgtcaattggacaatgttaccacaacttaattttcacactgatcagtaggtggcgctatgaccctgaactaatattaatatatggatgTGTTCAGATCacgattgtgatcataggtcagtagttcgaAGCtggttggataatgcagagtggatttacaaagtacttcctgtttcatggcgaatcagtaggtggtgctagagctgttcaggcttggactctgatcatgtgacagaagtttggtggtgataggacaatgcagagtggagttatgacaacatcgtgtccTTCGCCAAACGAGACAATGTCGTCATTGATGTGCGGCGAAGGATGAACCGGGGCTGttgctacacacatgtagtttgagggaagtTGAACCTccaacactgaagttacagcaatttcgccctgaaaaagcccaaaatggaaatgcaaatccttcgaaatacaacaGGGCCTCCATGCTCGGgttttaatgagaaaacaacagcaacattaattctttcaaacacattcatgtcagtgtaattatagatttctgtctttacaaagtgagaactaaatatgtgtgataaaggaaggtcagtgtttgattgacagctgatctctgtgcggagcagaaacgtcaccacgacgaactttgatcaacaaacatggaaacaaaagaagttaaagattttaacacagaatctaaatcactgcttttaatgactcgagtctatttgagtttacagaactcagctgtgtctccatcATCAAGAAGccaaactccagcatagagcggctgagtgaatgtggtctggactctgtgcaggagagtcatggtgtcagagacgctgtagaaggacagaacacctgcactgtgatccaggtacactcctactctggaggacacaggacctgacactggagtcttgatgctgttgtgataAAAGTTATAACTGTCTCTAAGACAAtctaatgaccaagatttatcattgtatccaaatccACATTCATCTGAGTGTCctgctcttctgatattcttgtatgcgactgctacacaAACTCCTCCCAAcaccccgacccccccccccacctccacctcccagtaacaacgtccagtcagactctctctactcaggacctgatcccaataagtgaatctgtctgtgtGATCAGAATAATACTTATCTTCACTCATtgatgttacttttctgtttccctcagataataacagatatctgtttgctgtgtttggatccagtgtgatttcctgtgaatattttaagaagtcagctctggtctctggttgttgcagtaaaacatccacttgagacacaatctgtaaaatctgtgtctctgtctcactcagaatgtcctgtagtcgacctctgacctgggacacagctgctgtcacgtcctcaaagtccctcagaggacagatcctgaagctggatgagtgtgtagatccactgagtggtgacagtgaggggtagttgtgtagaagctggttgtgatcctctgtgtctgagagctgcttcagttcctggtctttcctcttcagctcagtgatctcctgctccagtctctcctgaagctctctgactcgactcacttcagtttcctgctgggatctgatctgctgctccacatcagagcttcttttctccagcagacggatcatctcagtgaagatctcctcactgtcctccactgctttatcagcagagccattgagggcctcctcctcctgttgaagcagcttcacgtctttctctgtgtcctggactctctgctggattgtttgtctcctcagcccgagctctctctgcctctcagtcctttctgctgcagctgacactgtgtcgtggtctttatgttcctccacagagcagagataacagatacactgctgatcagtgcggcagaacatcttcatcacctcatcgtgacgagagcagatgttctcctggagcttctccgagggctccacaaGCTTGTGCCTCTTAAAGGGaggtgactgaagatgaggctggaggtgtttttcacaataagagaccaaacaattcaaacaggacttgagagatttccgttttctcccagtgcagacatcacaggccacatcttcaggtccagcatagcagtgatcagcaggagcagcttggagtccagtcttcttcagctcctccagtaaagctgctaacatggtgtttttctccaggacaggcctcggtgtgaaggtctgtctacactgaggacagctgtagcttcctttctcctcctctttgtcccagtgggtgttaatacagctcttacagtagttgtgtccacagacagtagtcaccggatcctccagtagatccacacagatcctacagcagaatctttctctgtccaggtgattttcttgctgctccatttcagctggtgccagagactgtagaacagattcacttcctccgaacagaaacagatctctgctcctccctctctccatcacttcctctttttaccacgttttaacactctattgaaaagagcaacagtctggtccctcagcagctgctgcctttatgtcaaactgtttaaaggcagctacctttagtgcagctgcctttaaacagtgtgacatactgttgtatttttagactttgatgtgggccaattaaaagtggatggcgggccgcagttgtcCCGcggggccgtagtttggacacccctggtctaggccctgaaaaagctgaaaatggccaccaaatccaaaatggcgggcttcctgtttactctagcatatgtatccaaAAGACGTATTTCTTTGTAatgtaaagacacatgtccctatcgatttttgtagatgttgacaaatcgtagtgccggggctgccctttcgggggcgctagtcagttatttattagttatttatcttcagggggggggggcctattgacacacacatgtagtttgagtgagatggacccatgaacacggaagctacagcaattttgtgtgtcatggcgagctgatgaactttgatgccactcCATTAATAATGCgcttgatgaaaagtcacagtaatcttatatcttcattatcaatgtcttgagacacttttgatagagtttgacatggttgaggtcaatggatgaggagaaatacatccaagtgtaagacatgcaaaaaacaagacatttcctgaagccaccagggggcgctgtgattttaagtcatgatttctgtgtagatatcATCAAGCCgagactcttgtcttatgtgtgtagtttggactcgatcggaccaaatatgtccgagatacagaacctcgtgttttgattgcgtttaatcaaactttgacgccacgcccatttccaaatactcaccactttctaatttactgcaaactttaaaaGATTTTTGAGCACGTTGAAGCCGTTAAAAATCCAATTCACTAGGCTCAGAAGAATCCTTACAACTTCAATAG
This window encodes:
- the LOC133009857 gene encoding tripartite motif-containing protein 16-like, with the translated sequence MEQQENHLDRERFCCRICVDLLEDPVTTVCGHNYCKSCINTHWDKEEEKGSYSCPQCRQTFTPRPVLEKNTMLAALLEELKKTGLQAAPADHCYAGPEDVACDVCTGRKRKSLKSCLNCLVSYCEKHLQPHLQSPPFKRHKLVEPSEKLQENICSRHDEVMKMFCRTDQQCICYLCSVEEHKDHDTVSAAAERTERQRELGLRRQTIQQRVQDTEKDVKLLQQEEEALNGSADKAVEDSEEIFTEMIRLLEKRSSDVEQQIRSQQETEVSRVRELQERLEQEITELKRKDQELKQLSDTEDHNQLLHNYPSLSPLSGSTHSSSFRICPLRDFEDVTAAVSQVRGRLQDILSETETQILQIVSQVDVLLQQPETRADFLKYSQEITLDPNTANRYLLLSEGNRKVTSMSEDKYYSDHTDRFTYWDQVLSRESLTGRCYWEVEVGGGVGVLGGVCVAVAYKNIRRAGHSDECGFGYNDKSWSLDCLRDSYNFYHNSIKTPVSGPVSSRVGVYLDHSAGVLSFYSVSDTMTLLHRVQTTFTQPLYAGVWLLDDGDTAEFCKLK